A genomic window from Gemmatimonadaceae bacterium includes:
- the recO gene encoding DNA repair protein RecO: MIETAAIVLHAFDYRETSRIVRLATRDAGVLAAVAKGAKRPKSRFGQGLDLFTGGAAQLLIHPSKDLHTLVAFDAQRARPALAGSLQRFGAASALAELSLRFGTDATAGVHDALQDGLDRLTACAESDVTAAALAVGWRIVAELGFAPTLETCALCHRDLGPDEDVRFAHRSGGAVCATCRTLVPGTRTLPASARTTLIGWMHGQEIPVEDIPTAKAHQRLLREFLEEHLGDGRAFQAFQSWERLSA; encoded by the coding sequence GTGATCGAGACTGCGGCCATCGTCCTCCACGCCTTCGACTATCGCGAGACGAGCCGCATCGTGCGGCTCGCCACGCGGGACGCGGGCGTGCTGGCGGCGGTCGCCAAGGGCGCGAAGCGGCCGAAGAGTCGCTTCGGGCAAGGATTAGACCTGTTCACGGGCGGCGCGGCGCAACTGCTCATCCATCCGAGCAAGGACCTGCACACCCTCGTTGCGTTCGACGCACAGCGGGCGCGGCCAGCGCTCGCTGGATCGCTGCAGCGCTTCGGTGCCGCATCGGCGCTCGCCGAGCTCAGCCTGCGCTTCGGCACCGACGCCACGGCGGGCGTGCACGACGCCCTGCAAGACGGGCTCGATCGGCTCACCGCATGCGCTGAGAGTGATGTCACGGCGGCAGCCCTCGCCGTCGGCTGGCGCATCGTCGCCGAACTCGGCTTCGCGCCCACGCTAGAGACCTGCGCCCTCTGCCATCGGGACCTCGGGCCAGACGAGGACGTTCGCTTCGCGCACCGCAGCGGCGGCGCCGTCTGCGCGACCTGCCGCACGCTGGTACCCGGTACACGCACCCTGCCAGCGAGCGCGCGCACGACCCTCATCGGGTGGATGCACGGCCAGGAGATTCCTGTAGAGGATATCCCCACAGCCAAGGCGCATCAGCGCCTGCTACGCGAGTTTCTTGAGGAGCACTTGGGCGACGGACGTGCCTTCCAGGCATTCCAGTCGTGGGAGCGGCTGAGCGCCTGA
- a CDS encoding TonB-dependent receptor: MLSTSRLPSLSLIALAFTIAIHPRVEAQDSLPPLIITATRTPTPLTAQTATVSVLGGDQLRAEGVTHVGDALRRIPGIAMARSSGIGSQHTIFLRGGQGNYVRVLVDGVAINEPGGTLDLGRLTLDDVERIEVVRGPASVLYGSEAVTGVVQIFTRRGAGATRLRSEVGGGSFGTLRGSLGASGSARALGWTLQADRHAMDGVLAFNNAYRNDGVSGALDFTPDARTDVRVTGRFNNSMYQYPTGSAGQLDDRNAERTENRVLAGLDLGRRWTDRFETRAQYTWMDLLPRTNDGPDTPADTFGFYGYYARGAVKRRMADARSILRLSDAHAVTFGAEWARDQERTTSVSQSEFGDFPDELRAARENRALYAQGQGEVGRLAYTVGARLDDNSAFGRFQTARAGAGWRVSDGLRVRTSVGTAFKAPNFFENFAGGFVVGNPDLKPEESRSADLGVDVSLATGARFSVTGFAQRFRNLIQYNGAVPFGEPNYENIVAANAGGVEVELSLPAVVGIESSLGHTWTSTRVAQAGFDTTASATFVAGGCLLRRPSNVTTLQLRRGVEGLGTFSLLVVRTGEREDRDFATFPAGVVTLGGFTTLDFGADLRLPRTLGADARLVLRADNLTNVRFTQIAGFQSPGRILYAGLRLEW; this comes from the coding sequence GTGCTGTCCACCTCCCGCCTCCCGTCTCTCAGCCTGATCGCGCTCGCATTCACGATTGCGATCCACCCTAGAGTCGAAGCACAAGACTCCCTCCCCCCCCTCATCATCACCGCCACCCGCACCCCCACGCCGCTCACCGCCCAAACCGCCACCGTCTCGGTCCTCGGCGGCGACCAACTTCGCGCCGAAGGCGTCACGCACGTCGGCGATGCGCTGCGCCGCATCCCCGGCATCGCGATGGCCCGCAGCTCCGGAATCGGCTCGCAGCACACGATCTTCCTGCGCGGCGGCCAGGGCAACTATGTGCGCGTACTGGTGGATGGCGTCGCCATCAACGAACCGGGCGGCACGCTCGACCTCGGCCGCCTCACGCTCGATGACGTCGAGCGCATCGAAGTCGTGCGTGGCCCGGCCAGCGTGCTCTATGGCTCCGAGGCCGTGACCGGCGTCGTACAGATCTTCACGCGACGCGGCGCAGGCGCCACGCGGTTGCGCAGCGAGGTCGGTGGCGGGTCCTTCGGCACCCTGCGCGGGTCGCTCGGCGCCAGCGGCTCGGCGCGTGCGCTCGGCTGGACGCTGCAAGCGGACCGTCACGCGATGGACGGAGTCCTCGCGTTCAACAATGCCTACCGCAACGACGGCGTCTCCGGCGCGCTCGACTTCACGCCAGATGCGCGCACGGATGTGCGCGTCACCGGCCGCTTTAACAACTCGATGTACCAGTATCCGACGGGCTCGGCGGGGCAGCTCGACGATCGCAACGCCGAGCGCACCGAGAACCGTGTGTTGGCCGGCCTGGACCTCGGCCGCCGCTGGACCGATCGCTTCGAGACGCGTGCCCAGTACACCTGGATGGACCTGCTTCCGCGCACCAACGACGGCCCTGACACGCCCGCTGATACCTTCGGCTTCTACGGCTACTACGCGCGCGGGGCGGTGAAGCGGCGGATGGCCGACGCGCGCAGCATCCTGCGGCTCAGCGACGCGCACGCGGTGACGTTCGGCGCCGAGTGGGCACGCGACCAGGAGCGGACGACATCGGTGAGCCAGAGCGAGTTCGGTGACTTCCCCGATGAGCTCCGTGCAGCCCGCGAGAACCGTGCGCTGTACGCGCAGGGGCAGGGCGAGGTCGGGCGACTCGCCTACACCGTGGGCGCACGCCTCGACGACAACTCCGCCTTCGGCCGATTCCAGACGGCGCGTGCCGGCGCGGGCTGGCGCGTGTCGGATGGCTTGCGCGTGCGCACCTCGGTCGGCACGGCCTTCAAGGCCCCGAACTTCTTCGAGAACTTTGCCGGCGGCTTCGTGGTCGGGAATCCCGACCTCAAGCCCGAGGAGTCGCGTTCCGCCGACCTCGGTGTGGACGTCTCGCTCGCGACCGGGGCGCGGTTCTCCGTCACCGGCTTTGCGCAGCGATTCCGCAACCTGATCCAGTACAACGGCGCCGTGCCCTTCGGCGAGCCGAACTACGAGAACATCGTGGCCGCGAATGCCGGCGGTGTCGAAGTTGAGCTCTCGTTGCCGGCCGTCGTAGGCATCGAGTCGTCGCTGGGGCACACCTGGACCAGCACGCGCGTGGCACAAGCGGGCTTCGACACCACCGCGAGTGCGACCTTCGTGGCCGGAGGGTGCCTGCTGCGGAGACCCAGCAACGTGACGACGCTGCAACTGCGGCGCGGCGTCGAGGGGCTCGGGACGTTCTCGCTGCTCGTCGTGCGCACTGGCGAGCGTGAGGATCGCGACTTCGCGACCTTCCCGGCCGGCGTCGTCACGCTGGGCGGCTTCACCACCTTGGACTTCGGTGCCGACCTGCGCTTGCCTCGCACTTTGGGCGCCGACGCGCGGCTCGTGCTGCGGGCGGACAACCTGACCAACGTGCGCTTCACCCAGATCGCCGGGTTCCAGAGCCCGGGCCGCATCCTCTACGCGGGACTTAGATTGGAGTGGTGA
- a CDS encoding ABC transporter ATP-binding protein: MIRFEDVVIRYRGAPSPAVQGVSLESPAGRITAVVGPNGSGKSTLVRALLGRIPLERGSIALDGTTLADLERRAIATVMAVVPQREEPVFPLAVRDYIALGRHPHGGPFAGRAVADREAIDRAIVRADVAAFTERRTDELSGGEWQRVRIARALAQGGRALVLDEPTTFLDVAHEMAVFELLDALARAGQAVLLVSHQLNLVARFADHIVLMHRGRVAADGTPADVMRGEVLERVYEWPLVVSRDPAVGAPVLVPLRGRGTR; the protein is encoded by the coding sequence ATGATTCGCTTCGAGGATGTGGTGATCCGCTACCGCGGCGCGCCGTCGCCAGCGGTGCAGGGCGTCTCGCTGGAGAGTCCGGCCGGCCGCATCACCGCCGTCGTCGGCCCCAACGGCAGCGGCAAGAGCACGCTCGTGCGCGCCTTGCTCGGCCGCATTCCGTTGGAGCGGGGCAGCATCGCGCTCGACGGTACAACCTTGGCCGATCTCGAGCGCCGCGCAATCGCCACGGTGATGGCTGTCGTGCCGCAGCGCGAAGAACCGGTGTTCCCGCTCGCGGTGCGGGACTACATCGCGCTGGGGCGGCATCCGCACGGGGGCCCCTTTGCCGGCCGCGCCGTCGCCGATCGCGAGGCCATCGACCGCGCCATTGTCCGCGCCGACGTCGCCGCATTCACGGAGCGCCGCACCGACGAACTCTCCGGCGGTGAATGGCAGCGCGTGCGCATCGCCCGCGCCCTGGCCCAGGGCGGGCGGGCGCTCGTGCTCGATGAGCCGACGACGTTCCTGGATGTGGCCCACGAGATGGCCGTCTTCGAGCTCCTCGACGCGCTCGCACGCGCAGGGCAGGCGGTCCTGCTCGTCAGCCACCAGCTGAACCTCGTCGCCCGCTTCGCCGACCACATCGTGCTGATGCACCGCGGCCGCGTCGCCGCCGACGGCACACCGGCCGACGTGATGCGCGGCGAAGTGCTCGAACGCGTCTACGAATGGCCCCTCGTCGTCTCCCGCGACCCCGCGGTCGGCGCGCCGGTCCTCGTCCCGCTCCGAGGCCGCGGCACCCGCTAA
- a CDS encoding iron ABC transporter permease, translating to MTWRIWALLLASVVVAAALGIAGGAVPMPLGDVLQALAGSGDETHVAIVRTLRLPRVTLGLAVGAGLAVSGAALQATLRNPLAEPYLLGVSGGAAAGAVLAVTLGLASALLLPLAAFAGAVAAVIVVLLVARAVSGHADPRVLLMAGVVVGAFCTALIMVALATAPENTVRGALWWMMGSLGDAQWRSVRWVAAYVALGVALLVLWARDVDVLALGDEAAASLGLPVERVTRRIYFAASLLAAATVAGAGLIGFVGLIVPAIARALGARSTRETIVAAALAGAALVVLADLAARTVLRPAELPLGAVTALIGVPFFLWRLRSAR from the coding sequence GTGACCTGGCGCATCTGGGCCCTGCTGCTCGCGTCCGTCGTCGTCGCGGCGGCGTTGGGCATCGCTGGCGGTGCCGTGCCGATGCCGCTCGGCGACGTGCTGCAGGCGCTCGCCGGCAGCGGCGACGAGACGCACGTCGCCATCGTGCGCACACTGCGGTTGCCGCGCGTCACGCTGGGCCTCGCCGTCGGGGCGGGGCTCGCCGTGAGCGGTGCGGCGCTGCAGGCCACGCTGCGCAATCCGCTCGCGGAGCCCTACTTACTCGGCGTCTCCGGCGGTGCTGCCGCCGGTGCGGTGCTCGCCGTGACGCTCGGACTCGCCTCTGCCTTGTTGCTGCCGCTGGCGGCCTTCGCCGGCGCCGTCGCCGCGGTGATTGTCGTGCTGCTCGTCGCCCGCGCCGTCTCCGGCCACGCCGACCCGCGCGTGCTGCTGATGGCCGGCGTCGTGGTCGGTGCGTTCTGCACGGCGCTGATTATGGTCGCTCTCGCGACCGCCCCCGAGAACACGGTGCGAGGCGCACTGTGGTGGATGATGGGCTCGCTCGGCGACGCGCAGTGGCGCTCCGTGCGCTGGGTCGCTGCGTACGTAGCGCTTGGCGTCGCGCTGCTCGTCCTCTGGGCCCGCGACGTGGACGTGCTGGCGCTCGGCGACGAAGCAGCCGCATCGCTGGGTTTACCGGTGGAGCGTGTCACGCGGCGCATTTACTTCGCGGCCTCGCTACTCGCCGCGGCGACGGTCGCTGGCGCCGGCTTGATCGGCTTCGTCGGGCTCATCGTGCCGGCCATCGCCCGCGCCCTCGGCGCGCGCAGCACACGCGAGACCATCGTGGCGGCGGCGCTGGCGGGCGCGGCGCTGGTCGTGCTCGCGGATCTCGCCGCGCGCACGGTGTTGCGGCCGGCCGAGCTCCCGCTTGGCGCCGTCACCGCGCTCATCGGCGTGCCGTTCTTCCTCTGGCGACTCCGGAGCGCGCGATGA
- a CDS encoding ABC transporter substrate-binding protein, with product MSRLIRWSAALMLFAVLACGGERTSVAAGGEAIVDDFGDTLRLAAPAQRVVSLNPVTTELLFALGAGDRLVGRTSWDLYPEAARAIPDLGAGMGPNVEAILGQRPDLVLLYASEMNRVAVRQLHAAGIATLTHRTDRIADLQRVLPVIAATLGAEAVGRVVADSVQASVDAVRALPRPSEPLRAYWHVWDAPILTIGGGSYLSELLDVAGAANVFGDLSAPSPQVSLEEIARRNPDVILAGPNNARKILASPAWRVVPAVRAGRVVAIDTTIVGRPGVRMGEAARFLRRELVDALPNPGAGLP from the coding sequence GTGTCTCGACTCATTCGTTGGTCCGCTGCGCTGATGCTGTTCGCGGTCCTCGCCTGCGGAGGGGAGCGCACATCAGTCGCCGCCGGTGGTGAGGCGATCGTCGATGACTTCGGCGACACCCTGCGGCTCGCGGCGCCGGCGCAGCGCGTGGTCTCGCTGAACCCGGTCACCACCGAACTGCTCTTCGCGCTCGGGGCGGGGGACCGCCTCGTCGGACGCACGAGCTGGGATCTCTACCCCGAGGCCGCGCGCGCCATCCCCGACCTCGGGGCGGGGATGGGCCCCAACGTCGAAGCCATCCTCGGCCAGCGCCCGGACCTCGTGCTGCTCTACGCCAGCGAGATGAACCGCGTCGCGGTGCGGCAGTTGCACGCAGCGGGCATCGCGACGCTCACGCATCGCACGGATCGCATCGCCGACCTGCAGCGCGTCCTCCCGGTGATCGCAGCGACGCTCGGCGCCGAAGCTGTCGGACGCGTCGTGGCGGATTCGGTGCAGGCGTCCGTGGATGCCGTGCGCGCGCTGCCGCGGCCCAGCGAGCCGCTGCGCGCGTACTGGCACGTTTGGGACGCGCCGATCCTCACCATCGGCGGCGGCAGCTATCTCAGCGAGCTGCTGGACGTCGCCGGCGCAGCCAACGTCTTCGGTGACCTGAGCGCGCCGTCGCCGCAGGTCTCGCTTGAGGAAATCGCCCGCCGCAATCCGGACGTGATCCTCGCGGGCCCCAACAATGCGCGCAAGATCCTGGCGAGCCCCGCGTGGCGCGTGGTGCCAGCCGTGCGCGCCGGCCGCGTCGTGGCCATCGACACGACCATCGTCGGGCGCCCCGGTGTGCGGATGGGTGAGGCCGCGCGCTTCCTGCGACGCGAGCTCGTGGACGCGTTGCCCAACCCTGGCGCAGGACTCCCGTGA
- a CDS encoding bifunctional nuclease family protein — MEVTVSRIGLDAQSQAFVVILEERAGNRVLPIWIGRPEAEAIAAHLNNVKRERPMTHDLAAALVSGLDGLLRRVQVTRVVQGTFHAELHLTRGGSTIVVDARPSDAIAIALRLGAPVFVADDLLDDDEPGSQAESPADGDHLSAEELQRRLAQLRPEDFGRFIP, encoded by the coding sequence GTGGAAGTCACCGTCAGCCGCATCGGCCTCGACGCCCAGTCGCAGGCCTTCGTGGTCATCCTTGAGGAGCGCGCGGGTAACCGCGTGCTCCCCATCTGGATCGGGCGGCCTGAGGCCGAGGCCATCGCGGCGCACCTCAACAACGTCAAGCGCGAACGCCCGATGACGCACGACCTCGCGGCCGCGCTTGTCAGCGGCCTCGATGGCCTGTTGCGCCGCGTGCAGGTCACGCGCGTGGTGCAGGGCACGTTCCACGCCGAGCTGCACCTGACGCGCGGTGGCAGCACCATCGTGGTGGACGCACGGCCGTCGGACGCCATTGCCATCGCCCTGCGCCTCGGCGCACCGGTCTTCGTCGCCGATGATCTGCTCGACGACGACGAACCCGGCAGCCAGGCGGAGTCGCCGGCCGACGGCGATCATCTCTCCGCCGAGGAGTTGCAGCGCCGTCTGGCGCAGCTCCGTCCCGAAGACTTCGGACGTTTCATCCCGTGA
- the metK gene encoding methionine adenosyltransferase yields the protein MLHRHLFTSESVSEGHPDKVADQISDAVLDHMLAQDPRSRVACETMVTTGLATIFGEVTTNAWVDLRKVVRDTIEQIGYTEAGIGFDAYSCGVLNALGQQSNDIAVGVDTGGAGDQGMMFGFACDETPELMPLPITLSHRLVKVLADRRKDGTLPWLRPDSKSQVSVVYEDGRPVEVDTVVISTQHADSVKNKTIHEAVKRDIIDEVIPKELQAKKMKVHINPTGRFVIGGPHGDAGLTGRKIIVDTYGGMGRHGGGAFSGKDPSKVDRSATYAARWVAKNVVAAKLATKCEVQVAYAIGVAKPVSVMVDTFGTNAVDERAIMKAVNEVFDLTPKGIIEALDLRKPIYGPTAAYGHFGRSSEKVERFGRKVTLFTWERTNKVADLRRAVRAG from the coding sequence ATGCTCCACCGCCATCTGTTCACGTCTGAGTCCGTTTCCGAAGGGCATCCCGACAAGGTCGCCGACCAGATCTCCGATGCCGTGCTCGACCATATGCTGGCCCAGGACCCGCGCTCGCGCGTGGCCTGCGAGACGATGGTTACCACCGGCCTCGCCACGATCTTCGGCGAGGTGACGACCAACGCGTGGGTCGACCTGCGCAAGGTCGTGCGCGACACGATCGAGCAGATCGGCTACACCGAGGCGGGCATCGGATTCGACGCGTACTCCTGCGGTGTGCTCAATGCGCTGGGGCAGCAGTCCAACGACATCGCGGTGGGCGTGGACACCGGCGGTGCCGGCGACCAAGGGATGATGTTCGGCTTTGCCTGCGACGAGACGCCGGAGCTGATGCCGCTGCCGATCACGCTTTCGCATCGCCTGGTGAAGGTGCTCGCCGACCGCCGCAAGGACGGCACGCTGCCCTGGCTGCGTCCGGACTCGAAGTCGCAGGTCTCGGTGGTCTATGAAGACGGCCGCCCGGTCGAGGTGGACACCGTCGTCATCTCGACGCAGCACGCCGACTCGGTCAAGAACAAGACCATCCACGAGGCGGTGAAGCGGGACATCATCGACGAGGTGATCCCGAAGGAGCTGCAGGCCAAGAAGATGAAGGTGCACATCAACCCCACCGGCCGCTTCGTCATCGGCGGCCCGCACGGCGATGCCGGCCTCACTGGCCGCAAGATCATCGTGGACACCTACGGCGGAATGGGCCGGCACGGCGGCGGCGCCTTCTCCGGCAAGGATCCGTCCAAGGTGGATCGCTCGGCGACCTACGCCGCACGCTGGGTGGCCAAGAACGTCGTCGCCGCCAAGCTCGCCACCAAGTGCGAGGTGCAGGTGGCCTACGCCATCGGCGTCGCCAAGCCGGTGTCGGTGATGGTGGACACCTTCGGCACCAACGCGGTGGACGAGCGCGCGATTATGAAGGCCGTGAACGAGGTCTTCGACCTCACGCCGAAGGGCATCATCGAGGCGCTGGACCTCCGCAAGCCGATCTACGGTCCCACCGCCGCGTACGGACACTTTGGTCGCAGCTCGGAGAAGGTGGAGCGCTTCGGCCGCAAGGTCACGCTCTTCACCTGGGAGCGCACCAACAAGGTGGCCGACCTCCGGCGCGCTGTGCGCGCGGGCTGA
- the ptsP gene encoding phosphoenolpyruvate--protein phosphotransferase, with protein sequence MPAALTGVPASPGIVVGIAHLLRWEVPDVDARVLGDHEVSDELARYRAASAKAVERLRAVKSRAAEKAGEAESAIFDVQISILEDPSLREQVESLVEKKLAAEKAFDIVMLDWRDHFGRSTNPMMRERVGDLVDVHIRLLTILLDLPDHDPVDLEPGANAILVTHDLTPSLTIQLDRRAIAGIATDAGTRTSHVAILARSLGLPAVVGLIDATGRIQSGERVILDGTNGRLVVKPTAAELSQFADRARREAAAQAELATLVGVESRTTDGTHITLRANVDLPDEAGVAAGHGAEGVGLMRTEFLVVGRTAMPTEDEQYAAYRKVVEAFPGQPVVIRTYDVGGDKLPVGGFPHEPNPFLGWRAIRMCLDEPELFKVQLRALMRAAVHGDLQVMLPLVVAVDEVRQARYLMQEAAAELAAKAVPHRADVPLGVMVETPAAAVCVDTFVQDVAFLSIGTNDLVQYTLAVDRGNASLVTRFTPLHPAVLRLIARTVEVGQGAGLPVSVCGEMASQPMMAYALIGLGVRQLSVAAVGLSAVKRIVRGVSVAAAARAARAAVDAATASEAEAILRADLEAELGEELLDGLLGLS encoded by the coding sequence GTGCCAGCCGCGCTTACGGGCGTCCCGGCCTCGCCGGGCATCGTCGTGGGCATCGCCCACCTCCTCAGGTGGGAGGTGCCGGACGTGGACGCCCGTGTGCTCGGCGACCACGAGGTCAGCGACGAACTGGCCCGCTATCGCGCCGCCAGCGCCAAGGCCGTCGAGCGCCTGCGCGCCGTGAAGTCCCGCGCCGCCGAGAAGGCCGGTGAGGCCGAGTCGGCGATCTTCGACGTGCAGATCTCCATCCTCGAGGATCCCTCCCTGCGCGAGCAGGTCGAGTCGCTGGTGGAGAAGAAGCTGGCGGCCGAGAAGGCGTTTGACATCGTGATGCTCGACTGGCGTGACCACTTCGGGCGCAGCACCAACCCGATGATGCGCGAGCGGGTCGGCGATCTCGTGGACGTGCACATCCGCCTGCTGACGATCCTGCTCGATCTCCCCGACCACGACCCGGTGGACCTCGAGCCCGGCGCCAACGCCATCCTCGTCACGCACGACCTCACGCCCAGCCTCACCATCCAGCTCGACCGTCGTGCGATCGCCGGCATCGCCACCGATGCCGGGACGCGCACCTCGCACGTGGCGATCCTCGCGCGCTCGCTCGGTTTGCCGGCTGTCGTCGGGCTCATCGACGCCACGGGCCGCATCCAGTCCGGCGAGCGCGTCATCCTCGACGGGACCAACGGCCGCCTCGTGGTGAAGCCCACCGCCGCCGAGCTCTCGCAGTTCGCCGACCGCGCGCGGCGCGAGGCCGCGGCACAGGCCGAGTTGGCGACGCTCGTCGGCGTCGAGTCGCGCACGACCGACGGCACGCACATCACGCTGCGCGCCAACGTGGACCTGCCTGACGAAGCCGGCGTCGCCGCCGGACACGGCGCCGAGGGCGTTGGCCTGATGCGCACCGAGTTCCTCGTCGTCGGTCGCACCGCGATGCCCACCGAGGACGAGCAGTACGCCGCGTACCGCAAGGTGGTCGAGGCCTTCCCGGGGCAGCCGGTAGTGATTCGCACCTACGACGTAGGCGGCGACAAGCTGCCGGTCGGCGGCTTTCCGCACGAGCCCAATCCCTTCCTGGGCTGGCGCGCCATCCGGATGTGCCTCGACGAGCCCGAACTGTTCAAGGTGCAGTTGCGGGCATTGATGCGGGCGGCCGTGCACGGCGACCTGCAGGTGATGTTGCCGCTCGTCGTCGCGGTGGATGAAGTGCGGCAGGCGCGCTACCTGATGCAGGAGGCGGCCGCCGAGCTCGCGGCCAAGGCGGTGCCGCACCGCGCGGACGTGCCGTTGGGCGTGATGGTCGAGACGCCCGCCGCCGCGGTCTGCGTCGACACCTTCGTGCAGGATGTCGCCTTCCTGAGCATCGGCACCAACGACCTCGTGCAGTACACCCTGGCGGTGGACCGCGGCAACGCCTCGCTGGTGACTCGCTTCACGCCGCTGCATCCCGCCGTCCTGCGCCTCATCGCGCGCACGGTGGAAGTGGGGCAGGGTGCTGGCCTGCCGGTGAGCGTCTGCGGCGAGATGGCCTCGCAGCCGATGATGGCCTACGCCCTCATCGGCCTCGGCGTCCGGCAGCTCAGCGTGGCCGCGGTGGGGCTCTCGGCGGTCAAGCGCATCGTGCGTGGGGTGAGCGTGGCCGCAGCCGCCCGCGCCGCGCGTGCGGCAGTGGACGCCGCCACGGCAAGCGAGGCCGAAGCCATCCTGCGCGCAGACCTCGAAGCCGAGTTGGGTGAGGAGCTGCTCGACGGGTTGCTCGGCCTCAGCTAG
- a CDS encoding HPr family phosphocarrier protein, which produces MLQRDVEVVNANGIHARPAAEIVKLATKFGAHITLGRDGLEVNGKSIMGVMMLAAECGSTVTIKAEGDDASAALEALAELIASRFGEH; this is translated from the coding sequence ATGCTGCAACGTGACGTCGAGGTCGTGAATGCCAACGGGATCCACGCCCGCCCGGCCGCCGAGATCGTGAAGCTCGCCACGAAGTTCGGCGCGCACATCACGCTGGGCCGTGATGGGCTGGAGGTGAACGGCAAGAGCATTATGGGCGTGATGATGCTGGCGGCCGAGTGCGGGTCGACGGTGACCATCAAGGCCGAGGGCGACGACGCGTCCGCCGCGCTCGAGGCACTGGCGGAACTCATCGCCTCGCGCTTCGGGGAGCACTGA
- a CDS encoding PTS system mannose/fructose/sorbose family transporter subunit IID — MNAPHLPWSTRAAILVRLLGIQGVWNYETMLGNGIAFAMEPALRQLPGGRGGEAYRAAMLRHSGYFNAHPYLASVAVGALVRAELDGTPPEQIDRFRVAAPGPLGSVGDRLVWAGWLPFCSALALLGFGLGMSPTGVVLLFLISYNVGHLGLRIWGLHAGWQAGLRMAQALGNPILRNGPPHVARALALLAGVALPVAAKEILGPGRVLLGGVLAAVAVGAVIVTRLQGKYEGWRLAIFVLAAFLLYSVVR; from the coding sequence GTGAACGCGCCGCATCTGCCCTGGTCCACCCGCGCCGCAATCCTGGTGCGCCTGCTCGGCATCCAAGGCGTCTGGAACTACGAGACGATGCTCGGCAACGGCATCGCGTTCGCGATGGAGCCGGCGCTACGGCAACTGCCCGGCGGGCGGGGCGGGGAGGCGTACCGCGCTGCGATGCTGCGGCACAGCGGCTACTTCAACGCCCACCCGTACCTCGCCTCGGTGGCCGTGGGTGCGCTGGTGCGCGCCGAGCTCGATGGCACTCCACCGGAGCAGATCGACCGCTTCCGGGTGGCCGCCCCCGGGCCGCTCGGCTCCGTCGGCGACCGGCTGGTCTGGGCCGGGTGGCTGCCGTTCTGCTCGGCCCTCGCCCTGCTCGGCTTCGGATTGGGGATGTCCCCGACTGGAGTCGTCCTGCTCTTCCTGATTTCCTACAATGTCGGCCACCTAGGCCTGCGGATCTGGGGCCTGCACGCCGGGTGGCAGGCGGGCCTGCGGATGGCGCAGGCGCTTGGCAACCCCATCCTCCGCAACGGGCCGCCGCACGTGGCGCGCGCCCTGGCCCTGCTGGCCGGGGTCGCGCTTCCGGTGGCCGCGAAAGAGATTCTGGGACCGGGCCGCGTCCTCCTGGGCGGGGTGCTGGCGGCGGTCGCTGTCGGTGCGGTCATCGTCACCCGCCTCCAAGGCAAGTACGAGGGCTGGCGTCTCGCCATCTTTGTGCTCGCCGCCTTTCTCCTCTACTCCGTGGTCCGCTGA
- a CDS encoding PTS sugar transporter subunit IIC, producing the protein MMPELAVELLPFVPIAVLGAVLGLDVVSFPQAMISRPIVAATLSGAMLGFPLRGLVVGVALEFFALESMPFGASRYPEWGSAAVVGGALFALTPDNTPAAMTIATLAALVTAQIGGLSMIALRRWNAQWARRQQAGIARGSGRTVIGLQLAGMTADLIRGGILTFAALAVFAPLRIAILETFTFPGTLSRAVVVSAASAVGLAAVWKVTSTTAGARWWLLGGLVLGFALAGGLW; encoded by the coding sequence ATGATGCCCGAACTGGCGGTGGAGCTGCTGCCCTTCGTGCCCATCGCCGTGCTCGGGGCGGTGCTCGGGCTCGACGTGGTCAGCTTCCCGCAGGCGATGATCTCGCGGCCCATCGTCGCCGCCACGCTCTCGGGGGCGATGCTGGGATTTCCGCTGCGCGGTCTGGTCGTCGGCGTCGCGCTGGAATTCTTCGCGTTGGAGTCGATGCCCTTCGGGGCCTCGCGCTATCCTGAGTGGGGATCGGCCGCCGTCGTCGGCGGAGCGCTCTTCGCCCTCACGCCGGACAACACGCCGGCCGCGATGACCATCGCGACACTGGCCGCCCTCGTGACCGCGCAGATCGGCGGGCTGTCGATGATCGCGCTGCGACGCTGGAACGCGCAGTGGGCGCGGCGGCAGCAGGCGGGCATCGCCCGTGGATCCGGACGCACCGTCATCGGGCTGCAGCTCGCCGGAATGACCGCCGACCTCATTCGCGGTGGCATCCTGACCTTCGCCGCGCTGGCGGTGTTCGCGCCGCTGCGCATCGCGATCCTCGAGACCTTCACCTTTCCCGGGACGCTCTCGCGCGCCGTGGTTGTCTCGGCTGCCTCGGCCGTGGGCCTCGCCGCCGTCTGGAAGGTCACGTCCACCACCGCCGGCGCGCGCTGGTGGTTGCTCGGCGGACTCGTGCTCGGCTTTGCGCTTGCGGGAGGGCTCTGGTGA